One genomic window of Halorhabdus sp. CBA1104 includes the following:
- a CDS encoding HTR-like protein yields the protein MERIPLGIQQLDSLIDGGAPRGTVVLLSGESGAGAREFMYTAATMNGLARGNEDLHDLYYGDLAANATLPEEIHYVSFTAGESQFRWELSQTLETDIVDGATEAITFHDLSTDFFHASPLPREWYAQRTPSVTDLRSRTDREGLLSAFGDLMTDNAADNLVVIDSLTDLVAANDEDVSWPDITYVLKGLQKAAHRWDGLVLAHINHETLSSERLGQLVDAVNGTMRFEWESGGSTRARTLVVKQFRGVLSQLEDENIVRFETEIDDDGFDISDVRKIR from the coding sequence ATGGAGCGCATCCCCTTGGGTATCCAGCAGTTGGATTCGCTGATCGACGGCGGGGCACCCCGCGGGACAGTCGTCTTGCTCTCGGGCGAATCGGGGGCCGGCGCACGCGAGTTCATGTACACGGCCGCAACGATGAACGGCCTCGCGAGAGGCAACGAGGACCTGCACGATCTGTATTACGGCGATCTCGCGGCAAACGCGACGCTTCCCGAGGAGATCCACTACGTCTCCTTTACTGCGGGGGAGTCACAGTTCCGCTGGGAACTCTCACAGACCTTAGAGACGGATATCGTCGACGGTGCCACAGAGGCGATCACGTTCCACGATCTCTCGACTGACTTCTTTCACGCCAGTCCACTCCCCCGGGAGTGGTACGCCCAACGCACGCCGAGCGTGACCGATCTGCGTTCCCGGACCGACCGGGAGGGGTTGCTGTCGGCCTTTGGTGACCTGATGACCGACAATGCGGCCGATAACCTCGTCGTGATCGATTCGCTGACGGATCTCGTCGCCGCCAACGACGAGGACGTCTCCTGGCCTGACATCACGTACGTCCTCAAGGGCCTCCAGAAGGCGGCCCATCGCTGGGACGGACTCGTTCTTGCCCACATCAATCACGAGACACTCTCGTCTGAGCGCCTCGGTCAGCTCGTCGATGCCGTCAACGGGACCATGCGCTTTGAGTGGGAGAGCGGCGGCAGCACCCGCGCCCGGACGCTCGTCGTCAAGCAATTCCGAGGTGTGCTCTCTCAGCTCGAAGACGAGAATATCGTGCGCTTCGAGACCGAGATCGACGACGACGGGTTCGACATCTCGGACGTCCGGAAGATCCGCTGA
- a CDS encoding helix-turn-helix transcriptional regulator yields MDFETTVKERREDAGLTQAELADRVGVTRQTILYVEKGEYNPSLELAWQIAREFDARIEDVFDLPESTDPA; encoded by the coding sequence ATGGACTTCGAGACGACGGTCAAAGAGCGACGCGAGGACGCCGGGTTGACTCAGGCCGAACTCGCCGATCGGGTCGGCGTCACTCGCCAGACGATCCTCTACGTCGAGAAAGGTGAGTACAACCCCTCCCTGGAACTGGCCTGGCAGATTGCCCGCGAGTTCGACGCCCGCATCGAGGACGTCTTCGACCTGCCAGAGAGTACGGATCCCGCCTGA
- a CDS encoding DUF5059 domain-containing protein produces the protein MPSRREVLASGAALLGTVGLAGCSAPEETTTEGGSGGNGQADANAAVAAEWNTMRARVRDAVALGRAGAPDAGGALAQNVFARFENAGGEYGAHEMLEGTDSEAYEGFESALGALRSEGLSAGDLQRASDAADTATGHLADAQGALLSEGTAQAYDLQALAATVQNTAFLLETDNPDAAATVAEDAQARFEDGLGSAFESADSDTFDSLEGSLENLVSNAGSGNSESAMANADLAVETAVAGSYSLADDEHAAGAGHVALFGAMGWDAAALASLGGPSLGVAHAATLTTYRARVADAAWLVAAGEREQAATVVTDVFAHFEGARAHDGLESAAADAYEGFESGLEALQTAIEEGEDIAEPLATVDENLVAGIEALTGEAAPVLAAAFFRARVADARERYRRDEGDAAASIAQDLFARFEEDELGFHEAVEETSEDLYDAFEEEHLAGLIDAFEAGDSEAVRTHDEGIHSTLLEYATTAAETPVVSAGEAAIVTARGFDAAVLDTLGNDDRAQAIAQRVFEHFEGDPGGYHEALEHADAETYEAFEAAIGAVSQAAENGEAVYPPTKTFGGEAVASAYAVVEAAGGPQREVALGIAEDAFARFESARVHELLEEADRNAYETFEASLEGLVEALDGGGDVASAAESFANATQYAQFALVDASEDVPLDLDLAGAPSGGHSEESSSGGHNSNLSGGPNVVEGVPEDADHVVDMTAAAFEPEELTVESGDTVAWTFVGGEPHSVSAYEEKIPDDAEYWASGGFDSEEAAREGWTNGEGAVQSGQSYVHTFETTGEHGYVCIPHEAVGMVGTIVVE, from the coding sequence ATGCCATCCAGACGGGAGGTACTGGCGAGCGGCGCAGCGTTGTTAGGGACAGTCGGGCTAGCAGGTTGTTCGGCCCCTGAAGAGACGACGACCGAGGGCGGGTCGGGTGGGAATGGCCAGGCGGACGCAAACGCGGCCGTCGCGGCCGAGTGGAACACCATGCGAGCCAGAGTGCGAGACGCGGTCGCACTGGGACGGGCCGGGGCACCCGACGCCGGTGGCGCCCTCGCCCAAAACGTCTTCGCACGCTTCGAGAATGCGGGCGGCGAGTACGGCGCTCACGAGATGCTCGAAGGGACCGACAGCGAGGCCTACGAGGGCTTCGAGTCGGCGCTGGGTGCCCTTCGATCGGAGGGACTGTCTGCGGGTGATCTCCAGCGGGCCAGCGACGCCGCCGACACCGCGACCGGCCATTTGGCCGACGCCCAGGGCGCACTGCTCAGCGAGGGGACGGCACAGGCATACGATCTGCAGGCTCTCGCGGCAACCGTCCAGAACACCGCGTTCCTGCTCGAAACGGACAATCCCGACGCCGCCGCGACCGTCGCCGAGGATGCACAGGCACGCTTCGAAGACGGTCTCGGGAGTGCCTTCGAGTCCGCTGACAGCGACACTTTCGATTCCCTCGAGGGGAGTCTGGAGAATCTCGTTTCGAACGCTGGCTCGGGCAACAGCGAGTCGGCGATGGCCAACGCCGATCTGGCCGTCGAGACCGCCGTGGCCGGGAGCTATAGCCTGGCTGACGACGAGCACGCAGCAGGGGCCGGCCACGTCGCACTGTTCGGTGCGATGGGCTGGGACGCTGCAGCGCTTGCTTCGTTGGGCGGCCCCTCACTCGGTGTCGCACACGCCGCGACGCTGACCACGTACCGAGCCCGGGTCGCCGACGCCGCCTGGCTGGTCGCAGCGGGCGAACGCGAGCAGGCCGCCACGGTCGTGACCGACGTCTTCGCACACTTCGAGGGCGCACGCGCCCACGACGGCCTCGAATCCGCGGCCGCCGACGCCTACGAAGGGTTCGAATCCGGACTCGAAGCCCTCCAGACGGCCATCGAGGAGGGCGAGGACATTGCGGAGCCGCTGGCGACCGTCGACGAGAATCTCGTGGCCGGGATCGAAGCACTGACCGGCGAGGCGGCACCGGTCCTGGCCGCCGCGTTCTTCCGGGCTCGGGTCGCCGACGCCCGCGAGCGCTATCGTCGCGACGAGGGTGACGCGGCGGCGTCGATCGCCCAGGACCTGTTTGCCCGCTTCGAGGAGGACGAACTCGGGTTCCACGAGGCCGTCGAGGAGACGAGCGAGGACCTCTATGACGCCTTCGAGGAGGAACACCTCGCGGGCCTGATCGACGCTTTCGAGGCCGGGGACAGCGAGGCCGTCAGGACCCACGACGAGGGCATCCACTCGACGTTGCTGGAATACGCGACGACCGCCGCCGAAACGCCGGTCGTGAGCGCGGGCGAGGCTGCCATCGTCACCGCGCGCGGATTCGACGCTGCCGTCCTCGATACGCTGGGCAACGACGATCGCGCCCAAGCCATCGCCCAACGGGTCTTCGAGCACTTCGAGGGCGACCCCGGCGGCTACCACGAAGCCCTGGAACACGCCGACGCCGAGACCTACGAGGCCTTCGAGGCAGCCATCGGTGCGGTGAGCCAGGCCGCCGAGAACGGCGAGGCCGTCTACCCGCCGACAAAGACCTTCGGCGGCGAGGCCGTCGCCTCGGCCTACGCCGTCGTCGAAGCTGCGGGCGGTCCCCAGCGTGAGGTCGCACTCGGCATCGCCGAAGATGCCTTCGCTCGCTTCGAGAGTGCGCGCGTCCACGAACTCCTCGAGGAGGCCGACCGCAACGCCTACGAGACCTTCGAGGCATCGCTGGAAGGGTTAGTCGAGGCACTGGACGGCGGTGGCGACGTCGCAAGCGCCGCCGAGTCCTTCGCCAACGCCACCCAGTACGCACAGTTCGCCCTGGTCGATGCCAGCGAGGACGTGCCGCTCGATCTCGACCTGGCTGGCGCACCCTCGGGTGGCCACAGCGAGGAGAGTTCGAGTGGCGGGCACAACAGCAATCTCTCGGGTGGCCCCAACGTCGTCGAGGGCGTCCCCGAGGACGCCGACCACGTCGTCGACATGACGGCCGCGGCCTTCGAGCCCGAAGAATTGACCGTCGAAAGTGGCGATACCGTCGCCTGGACGTTCGTCGGTGGCGAACCCCACTCGGTCAGCGCCTACGAGGAGAAGATCCCCGACGATGCCGAGTACTGGGCCTCCGGCGGCTTCGATAGCGAGGAAGCTGCTCGCGAGGGCTGGACAAACGGCGAAGGGGCCGTCCAATCGGGCCAATCGTACGTCCACACCTTCGAGACGACCGGCGAGCACGGCTACGTCTGCATCCCCCACGAGGCCGTCGGCATGGTCGGGACGATCGTCGTCGAATAG
- a CDS encoding RPA12/RPB9/RPC11 RNA polymerase family protein: MQFCDECGSMMHAVERSSTSNQHSSSSDDADGDEMVCQSCGYREAKDQELAEDFVSTEDQSDDDLIETEEDANFEGKPTADDVHCDECGHGHAWYTIKQTGSADEPPTRFFKCKECGHRWRGYS; the protein is encoded by the coding sequence ATGCAGTTCTGTGATGAGTGTGGCTCGATGATGCACGCCGTCGAACGGAGCTCGACGAGCAATCAGCACTCTTCGAGTTCTGATGACGCCGACGGCGACGAGATGGTCTGTCAGAGTTGCGGCTATCGTGAGGCCAAAGATCAGGAGCTGGCCGAGGACTTCGTTTCGACGGAAGACCAGAGCGACGACGACCTGATCGAGACCGAGGAAGACGCGAACTTCGAGGGCAAGCCCACCGCTGATGACGTACACTGTGACGAGTGTGGCCACGGCCACGCCTGGTACACGATCAAGCAGACCGGCTCCGCGGACGAACCGCCGACACGCTTTTTCAAGTGCAAAGAGTGTGGGCACCGCTGGCGCGGGTACAGCTGA
- a CDS encoding ZIP family metal transporter, whose translation MGKLVVISWVAFGAMAGGALVGAWSNGRHPRRLVWGYGLASGAMIASAAAFLVPQAITISQDPRLGGFGIAAGILVGYNAHTIGHRLSHLDLPMDTTATELAAHALSAGLIIGLIYGQMPDLGLLLGLSIISHKGPAGYAAARRLALDGNSTVPLLLPAAGVGLTALPVAMVNLPSTPAINAVVFGFAAGVFLHIAMDFLPSCEVGGEIDQAAGMTETSHELLDRLRVQSLFSTTLGGLAVVVAWALVT comes from the coding sequence GTGGGAAAGCTCGTCGTCATTTCGTGGGTTGCCTTCGGGGCGATGGCTGGGGGCGCACTCGTCGGCGCCTGGTCGAACGGGCGCCACCCCCGGAGACTCGTGTGGGGATACGGACTGGCAAGCGGTGCGATGATCGCCAGCGCCGCGGCGTTTCTCGTCCCGCAAGCAATCACTATCAGCCAGGATCCACGCCTCGGTGGGTTCGGCATCGCTGCCGGGATCCTCGTGGGCTACAACGCTCACACGATCGGTCACCGGCTCTCCCATTTGGATCTCCCGATGGACACGACGGCGACCGAACTGGCGGCTCACGCGCTTTCGGCGGGATTGATCATCGGGCTCATCTACGGCCAGATGCCGGATCTCGGCCTCCTGCTGGGATTATCGATCATCTCCCATAAGGGGCCGGCGGGGTACGCTGCTGCGCGTCGGCTGGCGCTAGACGGGAACTCGACCGTTCCGCTGTTGTTGCCGGCGGCCGGCGTCGGGCTGACGGCCCTCCCGGTCGCGATGGTGAATCTGCCGAGTACACCGGCGATAAACGCCGTCGTCTTCGGGTTCGCCGCGGGGGTTTTCCTCCACATTGCGATGGACTTCCTGCCCTCGTGTGAGGTCGGCGGCGAGATCGACCAGGCTGCGGGGATGACCGAGACCTCCCACGAACTGCTCGATCGCCTCCGCGTCCAGTCGCTGTTCTCGACGACCCTGGGCGGCCTCGCGGTCGTCGTCGCCTGGGCACTCGTCACGTAG